A genomic stretch from uncultured Pseudodesulfovibrio sp. includes:
- a CDS encoding DUF4857 domain-containing protein gives MVSAARISAVLVLIFSLSMVLPGLFAKATSVKVRVPILYFSPILERFVMQGGSTYYDEEGMEMGLREYRRSLPFIYHADLTKWKEFPKEVGGVPVSAEETARLMQFMRISPRDINIPSFGLHMLLESSPEGANLELAQDMFRLGDGIEFLRCADNSLDQEKSARFTAAMVDAGFRFPAREVGGNPDSLKAFDWGYFLIDDTNTLFHLMMVQGEPRCINTGRQFEQKVRDIIVYEHLRKEYYGMVITEGNAYVVSCDDYKLIRMPLTDYDLDQDMLMLLSTPLNHILQQRKGDVVLGTAMNDNWESVHEYTLKVDRGPKIIREKIGALLFPFKLETSSPYTQFKLLDLRDFYIWPLWNAMGVLLCIGAYLIIHRFRFRVNPPVWELILLGFTGVYGLIALVAVGRINPGPSHKFGATERSEVTGIQR, from the coding sequence ATGGTAAGCGCCGCACGCATTTCAGCAGTATTGGTTTTAATTTTTTCTTTATCCATGGTTTTACCGGGACTTTTTGCCAAGGCCACAAGCGTGAAGGTCCGAGTCCCAATCCTCTATTTTAGTCCAATCTTAGAACGTTTTGTCATGCAGGGTGGGAGCACTTACTATGATGAGGAAGGGATGGAGATGGGACTTCGGGAATATCGCCGTTCCCTGCCATTCATCTATCATGCGGATCTGACCAAATGGAAAGAGTTTCCTAAGGAAGTGGGGGGGGTACCCGTCTCAGCCGAAGAGACGGCTCGCCTGATGCAGTTTATGCGCATTTCCCCAAGGGATATCAATATTCCATCCTTTGGACTGCATATGTTGCTGGAATCTTCCCCGGAGGGGGCGAATCTTGAACTTGCACAGGATATGTTCCGGCTGGGCGATGGAATAGAGTTTCTTCGATGCGCTGACAATTCTCTCGATCAAGAAAAATCGGCGCGTTTCACTGCTGCCATGGTCGATGCAGGGTTCAGGTTCCCTGCACGCGAAGTGGGGGGGAATCCCGACTCTCTCAAAGCATTTGATTGGGGGTACTTCCTGATAGATGATACCAATACGCTTTTTCACCTGATGATGGTGCAGGGTGAACCACGGTGCATCAATACGGGCAGACAGTTCGAGCAAAAAGTACGCGATATCATTGTGTATGAGCACTTACGCAAGGAATATTATGGTATGGTAATAACCGAAGGCAATGCCTACGTTGTCTCCTGCGATGATTACAAACTGATCCGTATGCCGCTCACTGACTATGATCTGGATCAGGATATGTTAATGCTGCTCAGCACCCCCCTGAATCACATCCTGCAACAGCGCAAGGGAGACGTTGTTTTGGGGACAGCCATGAATGACAATTGGGAATCGGTGCATGAGTACACTTTGAAAGTGGACCGTGGTCCCAAGATAATACGAGAAAAAATCGGGGCCTTACTTTTCCCTTTCAAGTTGGAGACATCCAGTCCCTATACTCAATTCAAATTATTAGATTTAAGAGATTTCTACATCTGGCCGTTGTGGAATGCGATGGGGGTTCTCCTTTGTATTGGTGCCTATCTAATCATCCACCGTTTTCGTTTTAGAGTGAACCCACCCGTATGGGAGTTGATACTGCTTGGTTTTACTGGTGTGTATGGGCTCATCGCCCTTGTGGCTGTTGGTCGAATTAATCCGGGGCCTTCACACAAATTCGGCGCCACGGAGAGGTCGGAGGTCACCGGTATTCAAAGGTGA
- the pepT gene encoding peptidase T: MSASRIDILEERFVRYCKVDTQSDPHSTAVPSTACQLDLSRQLVEELKSLGIDDAELTDYGVVFGTLKGNVTDRKVPTIAFVSHVDTAPSFHAEGVVPIVHKEWDGNAIVLPDDPAVIIDPAVHLHLQGKKGETIITASGTTLLGADDKAGIAIIMGLIGYLQAHPEIPRGDVRICFTPDEEIGKGVSDALMKDIGADFAYTLDGENPGDIVAETFSADKVLINIKGVSIHTCCAKNRLVNALYLGSKIINMLPKDHQSPESSEGMEGFIFMESISGNAAEVDLRLNLRHFEMDGLHAQAELVKEICTVVGKTEPRARITCTVKPEYRNMRYWLEDDMRPVEIAKKAYVDEGLVPNMLAFRGGTDGSIMTEKGIPTPNIFCGMQAPHGPMEWVSIQDMDKALLICARVVGYWADGNI, from the coding sequence ATGTCTGCATCAAGAATAGATATATTGGAAGAGCGTTTTGTGCGCTATTGCAAGGTGGACACACAAAGTGATCCGCATTCCACCGCCGTGCCCAGCACGGCCTGCCAACTGGATCTCTCCCGTCAGTTGGTGGAAGAACTGAAATCACTGGGCATTGATGATGCCGAACTCACCGACTACGGCGTCGTCTTCGGCACCTTGAAAGGAAATGTGACCGATCGGAAAGTTCCGACCATCGCCTTCGTGTCCCATGTGGACACGGCCCCGTCCTTTCATGCCGAAGGCGTGGTCCCCATCGTCCACAAGGAGTGGGACGGCAACGCCATTGTCCTGCCCGACGATCCTGCCGTGATCATCGATCCCGCAGTGCACCTCCACCTTCAGGGCAAAAAGGGTGAGACCATCATCACCGCCAGCGGCACCACCCTGCTGGGAGCCGATGACAAGGCGGGAATCGCCATCATCATGGGGCTCATTGGTTACCTGCAAGCCCATCCGGAAATTCCCAGAGGCGATGTCCGCATCTGCTTCACCCCGGATGAGGAAATCGGCAAGGGAGTCAGTGACGCTCTCATGAAAGACATCGGTGCCGACTTCGCCTATACCCTTGACGGCGAAAATCCCGGCGATATCGTGGCCGAGACTTTCTCCGCCGACAAGGTACTGATTAACATAAAGGGTGTCTCCATCCACACCTGTTGTGCCAAAAACCGTTTGGTGAATGCCCTGTACCTCGGATCCAAGATCATCAACATGCTTCCCAAGGACCACCAGAGCCCCGAGTCCTCCGAGGGCATGGAAGGCTTCATCTTCATGGAAAGCATTTCCGGGAATGCAGCCGAAGTCGACCTGAGGCTGAACCTGCGTCATTTCGAGATGGACGGACTGCATGCTCAGGCCGAACTGGTGAAAGAAATATGCACCGTCGTGGGCAAGACCGAACCCAGAGCCCGCATCACCTGCACCGTCAAGCCCGAGTATCGCAACATGCGCTACTGGCTGGAAGATGACATGCGGCCTGTCGAAATAGCCAAGAAGGCATATGTCGATGAAGGGCTGGTCCCCAATATGCTTGCTTTCCGGGGCGGTACCGATGGGTCCATCATGACCGAGAAAGGCATTCCCACACCCAACATATTCTGCGGAATGCAGGCTCCCCATGGTCCCATGGAATGGGTAAGCATTCAGGACATGGACAAAGCCCTGCTCATCTGTGCCCGCGTTGTAGGCTATTGGGCAGACGGCAATATCTAG
- a CDS encoding oligopeptide/dipeptide ABC transporter ATP-binding protein, whose protein sequence is MSAPFIQVKNLKKYFETRKGPLHAVDDVSFDIRKGETLGLVGESGCGKSTTGRAVIRLLEPSSGQVLFDGKDILLPPRREMKAMRSKMQMVFQDPYSSLNPRLCVADLIAEPLEVKKVGTPADRAKRVRELADIVGLSKSLESAYPHELDGGRRQRVGIARALALNPEFIVLDEPVSALDVCIQAQVLNLLDTLQKEMGLTYLFISHDLSVVHHVSDRIAVMYLGRIVEMADYKTIFSNPVHAYTKALLSAITIPKPNLNRKRLILEGDVPSPINPPAGCRFAGRCYYNKVEACTCQTPELKEVAPGHFVACHLADTVMAADLSGK, encoded by the coding sequence ATGAGCGCACCATTTATCCAGGTCAAGAACCTGAAAAAATACTTTGAAACACGCAAGGGACCGCTCCACGCCGTTGACGATGTCTCCTTTGACATCAGGAAAGGCGAAACACTGGGTCTGGTGGGAGAATCCGGTTGCGGAAAATCCACAACAGGACGAGCGGTGATCCGCCTTCTGGAACCATCGAGCGGTCAGGTGCTCTTTGACGGAAAAGACATCCTTCTCCCCCCCAGACGGGAAATGAAGGCCATGCGCTCCAAGATGCAGATGGTCTTTCAGGACCCTTACTCAAGCCTGAACCCGCGACTCTGCGTGGCAGACCTCATTGCAGAACCGCTGGAAGTCAAGAAAGTCGGAACTCCGGCAGATCGGGCCAAACGAGTCAGGGAACTCGCGGACATCGTCGGTCTCAGCAAAAGTCTGGAAAGCGCCTATCCCCATGAACTTGATGGAGGCAGGCGTCAACGGGTGGGCATAGCCAGAGCCCTGGCGCTGAATCCCGAATTCATCGTACTGGATGAGCCGGTATCGGCACTCGATGTCTGCATTCAGGCGCAGGTGCTGAACCTTCTGGATACTCTCCAGAAAGAAATGGGCTTGACGTACCTCTTCATATCCCACGATCTCTCTGTGGTGCACCATGTGTCCGACCGCATTGCCGTCATGTATCTGGGGCGAATCGTGGAAATGGCCGACTACAAGACCATTTTCTCCAACCCGGTCCACGCCTATACAAAGGCGCTGCTCTCCGCCATCACCATCCCGAAGCCCAATCTGAACCGGAAGCGGCTTATTCTCGAAGGAGATGTGCCAAGCCCCATCAACCCGCCGGCAGGTTGCCGGTTTGCAGGACGCTGCTACTACAATAAAGTTGAAGCGTGTACCTGTCAGACTCCCGAACTGAAAGAGGTCGCACCAGGCCACTTTGTGGCCTGCCATCTGGCTGACACAGTGATGGCTGCCGACCTGTCGGGGAAATAG
- a CDS encoding ABC transporter ATP-binding protein, with translation MSDTPLLSIRDLNVRYTTDNGVVQAVSGLNLTIDKGETLGLVGETGAGKTTMALSVMQLIAEPPGKITGGEILFNGKDLTKATDAQLRQVRGGEIAMIFQDPMTSLNPIMPVDEQVAEMIGLHNKISTEESLKRALTMLETVGIQPERASEYPHQFSGGMKQRVVIAMALACNPALLMADEPTTALDVTIQAQVLELMKDLKKKFNTSMIMITHDLGIVAETCDRVAIMYAGRVVEEGTTEHLYANPKHPYTKGLFASIPNVEEERESLAVISGLPPEPTNLPSGCPFHPRCDMAMERCKSEAPEPVTLCEGHMVACFLEGGTA, from the coding sequence ATGTCTGATACCCCTTTATTATCCATCCGAGACCTCAATGTCCGGTACACCACTGACAATGGTGTCGTGCAGGCTGTCTCCGGTCTAAACCTGACCATCGACAAAGGCGAAACCCTTGGTCTGGTCGGAGAAACCGGAGCAGGAAAAACAACCATGGCCCTCTCGGTGATGCAGCTCATCGCCGAACCGCCCGGCAAAATCACCGGGGGTGAAATCCTCTTCAACGGAAAGGATCTTACCAAAGCCACAGATGCGCAACTCCGACAGGTCCGCGGCGGTGAAATCGCCATGATCTTTCAGGACCCCATGACATCGCTGAACCCCATCATGCCCGTTGACGAGCAGGTGGCGGAGATGATCGGACTGCACAACAAGATATCGACCGAAGAATCATTGAAACGCGCGCTGACAATGCTGGAAACTGTCGGCATCCAGCCCGAGCGTGCGAGTGAGTACCCTCACCAGTTCAGCGGCGGCATGAAACAGCGAGTGGTCATAGCCATGGCATTGGCCTGTAATCCGGCCCTGCTCATGGCTGATGAACCGACCACGGCCCTGGATGTCACTATTCAGGCCCAGGTGCTGGAACTCATGAAAGACCTGAAGAAAAAGTTCAACACATCCATGATCATGATTACCCACGATCTTGGAATCGTGGCCGAAACCTGCGACCGAGTTGCCATCATGTATGCTGGCCGCGTTGTTGAGGAAGGCACCACGGAACACCTGTATGCCAACCCGAAGCACCCTTATACCAAAGGGCTCTTTGCCTCCATTCCCAACGTGGAAGAGGAAAGGGAATCGCTCGCGGTGATTTCAGGCCTTCCGCCGGAGCCGACCAATCTGCCTTCCGGCTGCCCCTTTCATCCGCGATGCGACATGGCAATGGAACGCTGTAAAAGTGAAGCCCCGGAACCTGTGACCCTCTGCGAAGGCCATATGGTGGCCTGTTTTCTGGAAGGAGGTACCGCATGA
- a CDS encoding ABC transporter permease, which yields MQTKKSSLWGQVFVRLKKNRMAIIGLIILMGLLFTALFANIIAPFPFDEQDLFATLEGPSMTHWFGTDEFGRDIFSRIIYGSRISLQVGFVAVGFSVLIGGFIGAVAGYYGGRTDNVLMRLMDILLSIPQLLLAISVAASLGPGLMNLMLAVGIAAIPQYARLVRASVLSIRDQEYVEAAISVGSSDLRIIFKHILPNCMAPIIVQATLGVAFAILTAAGLSFIGLGLEPPTPEWGAMLSGGREFIRDYPYMTLFPGLAIMITILGLNFLGDGLRDALDPKLRN from the coding sequence ATGCAGACAAAAAAATCATCCTTATGGGGACAGGTCTTTGTCCGACTCAAAAAGAACCGCATGGCCATCATCGGCCTCATTATTCTTATGGGTCTGCTTTTTACCGCCCTGTTTGCGAACATTATCGCGCCCTTTCCCTTTGACGAGCAGGACCTCTTTGCCACGTTGGAAGGTCCTTCCATGACGCACTGGTTCGGCACGGACGAGTTCGGACGAGACATATTCAGCCGCATTATTTACGGCAGCCGCATCTCCCTTCAAGTGGGTTTCGTGGCTGTCGGCTTTTCGGTCCTGATCGGCGGATTCATCGGCGCAGTTGCCGGATACTATGGCGGCAGGACGGATAACGTCCTCATGCGGCTCATGGACATTCTGCTTTCCATTCCGCAATTGCTGCTGGCGATTTCGGTAGCCGCATCCCTTGGACCGGGACTGATGAACCTCATGCTGGCTGTCGGCATTGCCGCCATCCCCCAGTATGCTCGCCTCGTCAGAGCGTCGGTTCTCTCCATCCGCGATCAGGAATATGTGGAAGCCGCCATCTCCGTCGGATCAAGCGACCTGCGCATCATCTTCAAACACATCCTGCCCAACTGCATGGCGCCTATCATCGTTCAGGCGACTCTGGGTGTGGCCTTTGCCATTCTCACCGCTGCGGGCCTGAGCTTCATAGGTCTGGGACTTGAGCCTCCCACACCCGAATGGGGTGCGATGCTCTCCGGCGGCAGGGAATTCATCAGGGATTATCCTTACATGACGCTCTTCCCCGGTCTGGCTATCATGATCACCATCCTTGGCCTCAACTTCCTGGGTGACGGCCTGCGAGACGCATTAGACCCGAAACTTCGGAACTGA
- the nikB gene encoding nickel ABC transporter permease translates to MYKYILKRCAMLIPVILGVAFIVFLMLYVTPGDPARMVLGEQAPQADVDNLREEMGLNDPFLMQFGRYVYKAVVQGDIGRSYITKRPVWDELLAAFPVTLKLSALAMGIALLVGIPCGIVTAVKQYSIFDNIVTLFALIGISMPVFWLGLLLILLFTVKLAWLPPSGFDSVQAMIMPAATLGLQSVAIITRMTRSSMLEVVRQDYICTARAKGQKESVVIRKHALPNALVPVVTIAGIQFGILLGGAVLTEIIFSLPGLGRLMVSSIEMRDYPMVQGGVLFIALAFCLVNLGVDLLYAWLDPRIKSQYT, encoded by the coding sequence ATGTACAAATATATCCTCAAACGTTGCGCCATGCTGATCCCGGTAATCCTCGGCGTCGCCTTCATCGTATTTCTGATGTTGTACGTCACGCCGGGTGACCCCGCCCGCATGGTGCTTGGCGAACAGGCTCCTCAGGCTGATGTGGACAATCTGCGTGAAGAGATGGGCCTGAACGATCCCTTTCTGATGCAGTTTGGCCGTTACGTATACAAAGCAGTGGTACAAGGTGACATCGGCCGCTCCTACATCACCAAACGGCCGGTATGGGACGAACTTCTGGCTGCCTTTCCGGTCACATTGAAACTTTCCGCCCTGGCCATGGGGATAGCATTACTCGTCGGCATCCCATGCGGCATTGTCACAGCGGTGAAACAATACTCGATCTTTGACAACATCGTGACGCTATTTGCCCTGATAGGCATATCAATGCCGGTCTTCTGGCTCGGCCTGTTGCTGATCCTTCTCTTTACGGTAAAACTCGCATGGCTTCCGCCCTCGGGTTTCGACTCCGTCCAGGCCATGATCATGCCTGCGGCAACCCTGGGGCTGCAAAGCGTCGCCATCATCACCCGCATGACACGCTCCTCCATGCTGGAAGTCGTTCGTCAGGACTACATCTGCACAGCCCGCGCCAAAGGACAGAAGGAAAGCGTGGTCATCAGAAAGCACGCACTTCCCAATGCCCTTGTGCCCGTAGTGACCATCGCCGGTATCCAGTTCGGCATTCTTCTGGGTGGTGCAGTTCTCACGGAGATCATTTTCTCCCTGCCGGGACTGGGCCGTCTCATGGTGAGCTCCATTGAAATGCGTGATTACCCCATGGTTCAGGGAGGCGTGCTGTTCATTGCCCTTGCCTTCTGCCTAGTGAATCTGGGAGTGGACCTGCTCTACGCATGGCTCGACCCCCGCATAAAATCCCAATATACATAA
- a CDS encoding ABC transporter substrate-binding protein — MNFNFSTANFAKRLFFALLVCVVAAPAAMARTPKHPDTLVVATTYDAKTLDPYMTNDVASSNAMRQIYETLVAIDAEGKVVPFLAEKIERVDGTTYRFTLKKGVKFHNGETLTADDALYSLKRAYEKGASVHHIMGVIDPAGFKKIDEYTFEVKTKEAMSSFLAALTHFGGGVMINQKAVEAAGDDYGFTPVGTGPYKLASWKKGDRMELERFEDYHGTKPEFSKMVLRVIPEASSRTIELESGDVDIAFEISSLDVSRIEANKDLQLKTLVDNSTTYLGFNCSKPPFNNEKLRQAISLAINIPASVKAVFRGNAYPATSPIAPNVKYANTDLEVPKADLEKAKQLLAEAGYPDGLSTTIWTNSKKVRVDMATIIQAQLKKIGVNVKIQVLEWGAYLQGLKDFEHELFIVGWTCQTPDPDMAVYPTFHSSQIGGNNFAAFGDPEVDALLDKARITPDGPERKAMYFEIQKLLREKCPWVSLANQKFAFGLQDYITGFEPSPFGFHPLYEVKLKK, encoded by the coding sequence ATGAATTTCAACTTCTCAACAGCCAACTTCGCCAAGAGGCTTTTTTTTGCTCTCCTGGTCTGCGTGGTTGCTGCTCCCGCTGCCATGGCCCGCACCCCAAAACACCCCGACACTCTGGTCGTAGCCACCACCTACGACGCCAAAACCCTTGATCCGTACATGACCAACGACGTGGCTTCTTCCAACGCCATGCGCCAGATTTACGAAACCCTCGTCGCCATTGATGCAGAAGGCAAAGTGGTCCCCTTCCTTGCCGAAAAGATCGAACGCGTCGATGGTACAACCTATCGATTCACCCTGAAAAAAGGTGTGAAATTCCACAACGGCGAGACACTCACTGCTGACGATGCTCTCTACAGCCTCAAGCGTGCGTATGAGAAAGGTGCATCCGTGCATCACATCATGGGCGTCATCGACCCCGCAGGCTTCAAGAAAATTGACGAATATACCTTTGAAGTGAAAACCAAGGAAGCCATGAGCTCCTTCCTAGCTGCCCTCACCCACTTTGGTGGCGGTGTGATGATCAACCAGAAAGCCGTTGAAGCGGCCGGTGACGACTACGGCTTCACTCCCGTGGGAACAGGCCCTTACAAGCTTGCTTCCTGGAAGAAGGGCGACCGCATGGAGCTGGAGCGTTTCGAGGACTACCACGGAACCAAGCCCGAATTCTCCAAGATGGTTCTCCGGGTCATCCCCGAGGCCTCCAGCCGTACCATCGAACTTGAGAGCGGCGACGTGGACATCGCTTTTGAAATCTCCTCGCTGGATGTCTCCCGCATCGAAGCCAACAAGGATCTGCAACTCAAGACCCTGGTTGACAACTCCACCACCTACCTCGGTTTCAACTGTAGCAAGCCGCCGTTCAACAACGAAAAGCTGCGTCAGGCCATCTCCCTGGCAATCAACATTCCTGCGAGCGTCAAAGCCGTCTTCCGCGGCAATGCCTATCCCGCTACCAGTCCTATCGCCCCCAACGTCAAATACGCCAACACCGATCTGGAAGTCCCCAAGGCCGACCTTGAAAAAGCGAAACAGCTTCTGGCCGAAGCAGGGTACCCTGACGGCCTCAGCACGACCATCTGGACCAATTCCAAGAAAGTGCGTGTGGACATGGCAACCATCATTCAGGCTCAGCTGAAAAAGATCGGCGTGAACGTGAAAATTCAGGTGCTGGAATGGGGCGCATACCTTCAGGGACTCAAAGACTTCGAGCACGAGCTCTTCATCGTGGGTTGGACCTGCCAGACTCCCGACCCGGATATGGCCGTTTACCCCACCTTCCACTCCTCGCAGATCGGCGGCAACAATTTCGCTGCCTTCGGTGATCCCGAAGTGGACGCCCTGCTGGACAAGGCCCGCATCACCCCTGACGGCCCTGAGCGCAAGGCTATGTACTTCGAGATTCAGAAACTCCTGCGCGAGAAGTGTCCCTGGGTTTCCCTGGCAAACCAGAAGTTCGCTTTTGGCCTTCAGGATTACATCACAGGCTTCGAGCCCAGTCCCTTCGGCTTCCATCCCCTGTATGAGGTCAAACTGAAAAAGTAA
- a CDS encoding ABC transporter substrate-binding protein: MKLRRLLMTGVLTVACLSLASVGFADSKAAKKWIDNEFQPSTLTKEEQMKEMEWFIKAAAPFKGMEIKVVSETIPTHEYESKVLAKAFYEITGIKVTHDLIQEGDVIEKLQVQFQSGENVFDAYINDSDLIGTHFRSGHVVNLTDWMEGDGKSVTLPTLDIDDFMGKSFTTGPDGKLYQLPDQQFANLYWFRYDWFQKPELKKAFKAKYGYELGVPVNWSAYEDIAEFFSEDVREIDGKAIYGHMDYGKKAPDLGWRFTDAWLSMAGAGDKGIPNGKPVDEWGIRVEGCRPVGSSVARGGATNGPAAKYALRKYMDWLRKYAPPGALGMDFYQSLPSLAKGNVAQQIFWYTAFTASMVQEGTPVVNADGTPKWRMAPSPHGPYWEEGQKLGYQDCGSWTLLKSTPIKRRQAAWLFAQFCVAKTTSLKKTHVGLTPIRNSDIHDKSFTERAPKLGGLVEFYRSPARVAWTPTGTNVPDYPKLSQLWWQNIGEAVAGEVTVDTAMDNLANEQDKILMRLERAGILGECGPKLNEPREESYWLNKPGSPKAKLANEKPKGETVDYDKLLEAWKAGKVK; this comes from the coding sequence ATGAAGTTGCGGCGTTTATTGATGACAGGCGTGCTCACAGTAGCATGTCTCAGCCTCGCCAGTGTCGGTTTTGCCGACTCAAAGGCTGCGAAAAAATGGATCGACAACGAATTTCAGCCATCCACTTTGACAAAAGAGGAGCAAATGAAGGAAATGGAGTGGTTCATCAAAGCCGCTGCCCCCTTCAAAGGTATGGAAATCAAGGTTGTCTCTGAGACCATCCCCACCCACGAGTACGAATCCAAAGTACTTGCAAAAGCGTTCTATGAGATCACCGGCATCAAGGTCACACACGACCTGATTCAAGAAGGTGACGTCATCGAAAAACTCCAGGTCCAATTCCAGTCAGGCGAAAACGTCTTTGATGCCTACATCAACGACTCCGATCTGATCGGTACCCATTTCCGTTCTGGTCATGTGGTCAATCTGACCGACTGGATGGAAGGTGACGGCAAATCCGTCACACTGCCCACCCTTGATATCGACGATTTCATGGGCAAATCCTTCACCACCGGCCCTGACGGCAAGCTCTATCAGCTGCCTGACCAACAGTTCGCCAACCTGTACTGGTTCCGTTATGACTGGTTCCAGAAACCTGAATTGAAGAAAGCCTTCAAAGCCAAATACGGCTACGAACTCGGCGTTCCGGTCAACTGGTCTGCGTACGAAGATATCGCTGAATTCTTCAGTGAAGATGTCCGCGAAATCGACGGTAAGGCCATTTACGGCCACATGGACTACGGCAAGAAGGCTCCGGACCTCGGCTGGCGTTTCACTGACGCATGGCTGTCCATGGCCGGTGCCGGCGACAAGGGTATTCCCAACGGCAAGCCCGTCGACGAATGGGGTATCCGTGTTGAAGGCTGCCGCCCTGTCGGTTCTTCCGTTGCCCGTGGTGGCGCCACCAACGGCCCCGCCGCCAAGTACGCTCTGCGCAAGTACATGGATTGGCTGCGCAAATACGCCCCTCCAGGAGCTTTGGGCATGGACTTCTATCAGTCTCTCCCAAGCCTGGCCAAGGGTAACGTTGCCCAGCAGATCTTCTGGTACACCGCCTTTACCGCTTCCATGGTTCAGGAAGGCACTCCGGTCGTCAACGCTGACGGCACACCCAAATGGCGCATGGCTCCGTCCCCGCACGGCCCGTACTGGGAAGAAGGCCAGAAACTCGGGTATCAGGACTGCGGTTCCTGGACCCTGTTGAAATCCACCCCGATCAAACGTCGTCAGGCTGCATGGCTGTTCGCACAGTTCTGCGTTGCCAAGACCACGTCCCTGAAGAAGACCCATGTTGGTCTGACCCCAATTCGCAACTCTGACATTCACGACAAGTCCTTCACCGAACGCGCTCCCAAGCTGGGCGGTCTGGTGGAATTCTATCGCAGCCCGGCCCGCGTCGCATGGACGCCTACCGGCACCAATGTTCCCGACTACCCGAAGCTGTCCCAGCTCTGGTGGCAGAACATCGGTGAAGCTGTTGCCGGTGAAGTCACCGTCGACACCGCCATGGACAATCTCGCCAATGAACAGGACAAGATCCTCATGCGCCTCGAACGTGCAGGCATCCTGGGCGAGTGTGGTCCCAAGCTGAACGAACCCCGTGAAGAGTCCTACTGGCTGAACAAGCCGGGTTCTCCGAAGGCCAAGCTGGCCAACGAAAAGCCTAAGGGCGAAACCGTCGATTACGACAAGCTCCTTGAAGCATGGAAGGCCGGCAAGGTTAAGTAA
- a CDS encoding DUF2160 domain-containing protein, whose translation MNLEWMAWTPITAGFFCVIVLMLIGMTVWEVASPCVARRGLLPLTTTRGDRLFIGLLGSAYIHLLWIGLTDFRVWIATVISVCFLIAVMRWG comes from the coding sequence ATGAATCTGGAATGGATGGCATGGACACCGATCACGGCTGGATTCTTCTGCGTCATCGTCTTGATGCTCATAGGCATGACAGTATGGGAAGTTGCTTCACCATGCGTAGCCCGACGCGGTTTGTTACCACTGACCACAACCCGTGGAGACCGACTTTTCATCGGGCTGCTGGGCAGTGCATACATACATTTGTTATGGATTGGACTGACTGATTTCAGAGTTTGGATTGCAACGGTCATATCCGTTTGTTTTCTCATTGCGGTCATGCGTTGGGGATAA
- a CDS encoding carbohydrate ABC transporter permease, with protein MIIKKRTIGLIIYLALLFLPIYWMLNMSLRTNADIMGAFAWYPSDPTFANYMKIFTDPSWYSGYINSIIYVTMNTVISVLVALPAAYAFSRYHFIGDSQIFFWLLTNRMAPPAVFLLPFFQLYSTFNLIDTHIAVALAHCLFNVPLSVWILEGFMSGVPKEIDETAFIDGYSFPRFFLRVFIPLIRAGIGVTAFFCFMFSWVELLLARTLTTTVAKPIAATMTRTVSATGLDWGLLAAAGILTIVPGALVIWFVRNHLAKGFALGRV; from the coding sequence ATGATAATCAAGAAAAGAACCATCGGACTTATTATCTACCTGGCACTGCTGTTTCTCCCGATTTACTGGATGCTCAACATGTCGCTTCGCACCAACGCGGACATCATGGGTGCCTTTGCCTGGTATCCGAGTGATCCGACCTTTGCCAACTACATGAAGATATTCACCGATCCGTCATGGTACTCCGGGTATATCAATTCAATCATCTACGTGACCATGAATACTGTCATTTCTGTACTGGTTGCCCTGCCAGCGGCGTACGCCTTCTCCCGGTATCACTTCATCGGCGACTCTCAGATCTTCTTCTGGTTGCTGACCAACCGCATGGCTCCGCCTGCAGTCTTCCTGCTGCCCTTCTTCCAATTATATTCAACATTCAACCTGATCGACACGCACATAGCAGTCGCACTGGCGCACTGCTTGTTCAATGTCCCATTGTCGGTCTGGATTCTTGAAGGATTCATGTCGGGTGTTCCCAAGGAAATCGATGAAACAGCCTTTATTGACGGCTACAGTTTCCCACGCTTCTTCCTTCGAGTCTTTATCCCGCTTATTCGTGCAGGTATCGGTGTTACCGCGTTCTTCTGCTTCATGTTCAGTTGGGTGGAGCTCCTCCTTGCCAGAACATTGACAACAACTGTGGCCAAGCCCATTGCCGCCACAATGACACGCACAGTCAGTGCCACCGGACTGGACTGGGGCCTGTTGGCCGCTGCAGGAATCCTGACCATTGTACCAGGCGCACTGGTCATCTGGTTTGTACGTAACCATCTCGCCAAGGGCTTTGCCCTCGGCCGGGTCTAA